Proteins from one Belonocnema kinseyi isolate 2016_QV_RU_SX_M_011 chromosome 8, B_treatae_v1, whole genome shotgun sequence genomic window:
- the LOC117178330 gene encoding collectin-12-like isoform X1, with amino-acid sequence MSSNVNFYFKVSFFYVIISFDLCLSGGISSKIDFGQYEGRRQEPNFNSGTLKAVIDGNRGFSQQGQRGTNYDANSFSRRGQANTGRNNGNNRAVMNYVRVFMNGQNPNPCEEDSCNLTLVKRQLGSGGVLTKVYINMDESQIDTEAGEAITIKLIHLSQGGSQYGSSRNFPQNGSCGPDGPYGPDGPYGPDGPYGPNGSNGSNCSNCPNGPNGSNGSIGLNGQNYPIGGNGPMAQNGPTNRKCSSCATNSQGCNSGNCPSENSSNQRQFYNSHHPISVNHQASSGALSEPAMNFGRPPGIRFYPQRPESQPSSPYHGPAATIISKGIVDDKIEFPLSKTQH; translated from the exons atgagtagcaacgtgaatttttattttaaagtatcttTTTTTTACGTGATCATAAGTTTTGATTTGTGCCTGAGTGGAGGGATATCTTCTAAGATTGACTTTGGCCAATATGAAGGACGAAGGCAGGAACCGAATTTTAATAGTGGAACTTTGAAGGCAGTTATTGATGGAAATCGCGGTTTCTCACAGCAGGGGCAAAGAGGGACGAATTATGACGCTAATTCGTTTTCAAGAAGAGGACAAGCAAATACAGGACGT aacaatGGGAATAATAGGGCAGTAATGAATTATGTAAGGGTGTTTATGAATGGGCAAAACCCAAATCCTTGTGAGGAAGATTCTTGCAATTTGACACTTGTAAAAAGACAGCTTGGAAGTGGAGGAGTTTTAACGAAAGTGTATATCAATATGGACGAATCGCAAATAGACACTGAAGCCGGAGAAGCAATAACgattaaacttattcatttatCTCAGGGTGGATCACAATATGGCTCATCAAGAAATTTTCCTCAAAACGGTTCCTGCGGTCCAGATGGTCCCTACGGTCCAGATGGTCCCTACGGTCCAGATGGTCCATACGGTCCAAATGgttcaaatggttcaaattgttcaaattgcCCAAATGGTCCCAATGGCTCAAATGGTTCAATTGGTCTAAATGGCCAAAATTATCCAATTGGAGGAAATGGGCCAATGGCTCAAAATGGCCCAACTAATCGAAAATGTTCCTCTTGTGCGACAAATTCACAAGGTTGTAATTCGGGAAATTGTCCGTCTGAAAACTCTTCAAACCAACGACAATTTTATAATTCTCATCAC ccAATTTCTGTCAATCATCAAGCAAGCTCTGGAGCACTTTCAGAACCTGCTATGAATTTTGGAAGACCTCCTGGGATTCGTTTTTATCCCCAGAGACCAGAATCTCAACCATCATCGCCGTATCATGGTCCAGCAGcaacaataatttcgaaaggaATCGTTGATGATAAGATTGAATTTCCATTGAGTAAAACACAACATTAA
- the LOC117178330 gene encoding collagen alpha-1(I) chain-like isoform X2 produces MSSNVNFYFKVSFFYVIISFDLCLSGGISSKIDFGQYEGRRQEPNFNSGTLKAVIDGNRGFSQQGQRGTNYDANSFSRRGQANTGRGGSQYGSSRNFPQNGSCGPDGPYGPDGPYGPDGPYGPNGSNGSNCSNCPNGPNGSNGSIGLNGQNYPIGGNGPMAQNGPTNRKCSSCATNSQGCNSGNCPSENSSNQRQFYNSHHPISVNHQASSGALSEPAMNFGRPPGIRFYPQRPESQPSSPYHGPAATIISKGIVDDKIEFPLSKTQH; encoded by the exons atgagtagcaacgtgaatttttattttaaagtatcttTTTTTTACGTGATCATAAGTTTTGATTTGTGCCTGAGTGGAGGGATATCTTCTAAGATTGACTTTGGCCAATATGAAGGACGAAGGCAGGAACCGAATTTTAATAGTGGAACTTTGAAGGCAGTTATTGATGGAAATCGCGGTTTCTCACAGCAGGGGCAAAGAGGGACGAATTATGACGCTAATTCGTTTTCAAGAAGAGGACAAGCAAATACAGGACGT GGTGGATCACAATATGGCTCATCAAGAAATTTTCCTCAAAACGGTTCCTGCGGTCCAGATGGTCCCTACGGTCCAGATGGTCCCTACGGTCCAGATGGTCCATACGGTCCAAATGgttcaaatggttcaaattgttcaaattgcCCAAATGGTCCCAATGGCTCAAATGGTTCAATTGGTCTAAATGGCCAAAATTATCCAATTGGAGGAAATGGGCCAATGGCTCAAAATGGCCCAACTAATCGAAAATGTTCCTCTTGTGCGACAAATTCACAAGGTTGTAATTCGGGAAATTGTCCGTCTGAAAACTCTTCAAACCAACGACAATTTTATAATTCTCATCAC ccAATTTCTGTCAATCATCAAGCAAGCTCTGGAGCACTTTCAGAACCTGCTATGAATTTTGGAAGACCTCCTGGGATTCGTTTTTATCCCCAGAGACCAGAATCTCAACCATCATCGCCGTATCATGGTCCAGCAGcaacaataatttcgaaaggaATCGTTGATGATAAGATTGAATTTCCATTGAGTAAAACACAACATTAA